One stretch of Schlesneria sp. DSM 10557 DNA includes these proteins:
- a CDS encoding NAD-dependent epimerase/dehydratase family protein: MTAKILVTGGCGFIGTWVLRELLSQGLSPIAFDLRRDDDRWQRILGSDAQRIPFVAGTLCDRELLSGLVKEHKVTHIIHLAALLTPQCQQNPYEGCEVNILGSVALFELARLNPGQVRGISYASSYAVYGPEADDAIQGMKAADNRPPSFYGAFKMAVDLIADQYWRHFQIASVGIRPHVVFGPERTVGLTAAPSQAVRAAVRGEPWSINYRGRVGYDYVEDVALAFVRSALETSPGSTIVDLPGPMATTEEFAAIIDRVIPGSGNQISVSGAAIPANIPPKPNYISSLFPDWQPTSIEEGVRRTADFYRKQIA, encoded by the coding sequence ATGACGGCGAAAATCCTGGTTACGGGCGGCTGCGGATTCATCGGAACCTGGGTCCTGCGGGAACTCCTGTCTCAGGGGCTGTCCCCGATCGCTTTTGATCTGCGAAGGGACGATGATCGCTGGCAGAGGATCCTTGGGAGCGATGCTCAACGGATCCCGTTCGTCGCGGGGACCCTTTGCGATCGCGAGCTACTCTCGGGTCTGGTCAAAGAACACAAGGTGACGCACATCATTCACCTAGCGGCCCTGCTGACCCCTCAATGTCAGCAGAATCCGTATGAAGGTTGCGAAGTCAACATCCTCGGCAGTGTAGCCCTGTTTGAACTCGCACGCCTGAACCCGGGACAGGTCCGCGGAATCTCGTACGCCAGTTCCTACGCGGTCTACGGTCCGGAAGCTGATGATGCCATTCAGGGGATGAAAGCCGCTGACAACCGTCCCCCGTCGTTCTACGGTGCCTTTAAGATGGCCGTCGATCTGATCGCAGACCAGTATTGGCGGCATTTCCAGATCGCGTCCGTCGGGATTCGCCCGCATGTCGTCTTCGGCCCCGAACGGACGGTGGGACTGACTGCGGCTCCTTCACAGGCCGTTCGAGCGGCCGTTCGCGGAGAGCCCTGGTCGATCAATTACCGGGGACGCGTGGGATACGACTACGTCGAAGATGTGGCACTCGCCTTTGTGCGAAGCGCCCTGGAAACATCACCCGGTTCGACGATCGTGGACCTGCCGGGCCCCATGGCGACAACCGAAGAGTTCGCCGCCATCATCGATCGCGTCATCCCCGGTTCGGGAAATCAAATCAGTGTGAGTGGCGCTGCCATTCCCGCAAACATCCCGCCGAAACCGAACTACATTTCCTCGCTCTTCCCGGACTGGCAACCGACTTCGATCGAAGAGGGTGTTCGCCGGACTGCGGACTTTTACCGAAAGCAGATTGCCTGA
- a CDS encoding TetR/AcrR family transcriptional regulator codes for MKSELPSTSSLGKSTPKMSSEDRRAAIIQAVRRVFAEHGFKGTTTRALAEAAGVSEALLFKHFPNKEALYSAMQLSCFDQKDQERVQRMMELEPSASTLVLMVHFLVTRLISPCQTLDDDQTNQQHLVLRSLAENGDFARHITEHKMAGFIEKVKQCLTTAMESGDAWEGPVRFDLAGWFTHHLALMTMLHLRPDVPVVNYGVSREVLVEQIVWFALRGMGLKEEVIKRYYNSKGLALFAE; via the coding sequence ATGAAGTCAGAACTACCGTCAACGTCGAGCCTTGGAAAATCGACACCGAAAATGTCGAGCGAGGATCGTCGTGCCGCCATCATCCAGGCGGTTCGCAGAGTCTTCGCAGAGCACGGTTTCAAGGGAACGACGACGCGGGCCCTGGCAGAAGCCGCCGGAGTCTCCGAGGCTCTGTTGTTCAAGCATTTTCCGAATAAAGAAGCTCTTTATTCCGCTATGCAACTTTCCTGCTTCGATCAAAAGGATCAAGAGCGAGTGCAGCGGATGATGGAACTGGAACCGTCAGCCTCGACGCTGGTGCTGATGGTTCATTTCCTCGTGACTCGATTGATCTCGCCCTGTCAGACCTTGGATGACGACCAGACAAATCAGCAGCATCTGGTTTTACGGAGTTTGGCAGAGAACGGAGACTTCGCACGACATATTACCGAACACAAGATGGCAGGGTTTATTGAAAAAGTAAAACAGTGCCTGACAACCGCAATGGAATCGGGCGACGCCTGGGAAGGTCCGGTCCGGTTTGATCTGGCGGGATGGTTCACGCATCACCTGGCACTCATGACAATGCTCCACCTGCGCCCCGACGTACCCGTCGTCAACTACGGCGTATCGCGAGAAGTACTGGTCGAACAGATTGTCTGGTTTGCCCTTCGTGGAATGGGCCTCAAAGAAGAAGTCATTAAGCGGTACTACAACTCCAAAGGTTTGGCGTTGTTTGCCGAGTAA
- a CDS encoding heavy metal translocating P-type ATPase — MDCAEEVSMLKKELIPLLGDDSRLSFDVMNEILSVAQGGTEVTQEAIQQAVARTGMQALVWKEGTRPEAPEGVIQRWGRTWLAGLSAIMTAAGFVTHAIHAGSFRQALGSEGMGLASPTPLIVRVLYGMGIMAGAWFVLPRAFLALRRFQPDMNLLMVISVIGAAWIGDWLEAATVACLFSISLLLEKWSVGHARRAVETLLDLTPPLARLLHPNGQQQEVPPDQVPVGSALLVKPGERFALDGVVVQGSSYANQAPMTGESVPVAKEPGDLVFAGTINGDGALEMRSTKTAGATTLAHLIRMVSEAQSRRSHSEQWVERFAQLYTPLVLVLALALFIIPPLFFGGDWADWFYRALVLLVIACPCALVISTPVSIVAGIAAAARQGVLIKGGAYLELPGRLRAMAFDKTGTLTKGQLQVVEVVPLNGHSANELLERAAGLEAHSEHPLGKAIAAHAEQHGIEVRPVQDYQVVPGKGATAKFEGRSFWIGSRRFLEEQRQGTDEIRSQLDTLSLRGVTIVAVGNEHHLCGYLGLADTVRPRAAEAVKELHQLGIAPVVMLTGDSSATANAIAHATGVDEVKAELLPADKVAQIESLVSQHAPVAMVGDGVNDAPAMARASLGIAMGAAGSDTALETADIALMSDDLSRLPWLIRHSRRTLAIIQANITFALVVKFIFVALTLFGFASMWAAIAADMGASLLVILNGLRLLRPRDGHSRSSTLNSQSS, encoded by the coding sequence ATGGACTGCGCTGAAGAAGTCAGCATGCTGAAGAAGGAACTGATTCCGCTGCTGGGGGATGATTCAAGGCTATCGTTCGATGTGATGAACGAGATTCTTTCCGTCGCACAGGGCGGGACCGAGGTGACTCAGGAAGCCATTCAGCAGGCCGTGGCGCGGACAGGCATGCAGGCCCTCGTCTGGAAAGAAGGGACGCGTCCGGAAGCTCCGGAAGGGGTGATCCAACGCTGGGGACGGACCTGGCTGGCGGGCCTCAGTGCGATAATGACTGCTGCAGGCTTTGTGACTCATGCCATTCACGCAGGGAGTTTCCGACAGGCTCTGGGGTCGGAAGGGATGGGACTCGCCTCGCCGACTCCACTGATCGTCCGCGTTCTCTACGGGATGGGGATCATGGCTGGTGCCTGGTTCGTTCTGCCCCGCGCATTTCTGGCATTGCGGCGGTTCCAACCCGACATGAATCTGCTGATGGTGATCTCGGTGATCGGCGCTGCCTGGATCGGTGACTGGCTCGAAGCGGCCACCGTCGCCTGCCTGTTTTCAATCTCATTGCTGCTGGAGAAATGGAGCGTCGGCCATGCCCGGCGGGCGGTCGAAACACTGCTGGACCTGACTCCTCCACTGGCCCGACTGCTGCACCCCAATGGACAACAGCAGGAAGTCCCCCCCGATCAGGTCCCCGTCGGTTCGGCACTCCTGGTCAAACCGGGGGAACGCTTCGCACTGGACGGAGTCGTGGTGCAGGGGAGCAGTTATGCGAATCAGGCCCCGATGACGGGCGAAAGTGTTCCTGTCGCGAAAGAACCGGGCGACCTTGTGTTTGCAGGAACCATCAACGGTGATGGTGCACTGGAGATGCGATCAACGAAAACGGCGGGAGCCACAACACTCGCCCATCTGATCCGAATGGTCAGCGAAGCTCAGTCACGTCGTTCGCATTCTGAGCAATGGGTCGAGCGGTTCGCACAGCTTTATACTCCGCTGGTCCTGGTGCTGGCTCTGGCGTTATTCATCATCCCGCCCCTGTTCTTCGGTGGAGACTGGGCGGACTGGTTCTATCGTGCACTCGTGCTGCTGGTGATTGCGTGTCCCTGCGCACTCGTCATCTCGACACCGGTGAGTATCGTCGCGGGGATTGCCGCAGCGGCACGGCAAGGTGTTCTGATCAAGGGTGGAGCCTATCTGGAACTCCCCGGCAGGCTCCGGGCGATGGCCTTCGACAAGACGGGAACACTGACCAAGGGGCAGTTGCAGGTGGTGGAGGTCGTTCCGCTCAACGGCCATTCGGCCAACGAACTGCTGGAACGCGCCGCCGGTCTGGAAGCGCACAGTGAGCACCCGCTCGGCAAAGCGATTGCTGCTCATGCAGAGCAGCACGGGATCGAAGTTCGGCCAGTGCAGGATTATCAGGTCGTGCCGGGGAAGGGAGCGACTGCGAAATTCGAAGGACGTTCCTTCTGGATTGGGTCACGCCGTTTTCTGGAAGAGCAGCGGCAGGGGACGGACGAGATCCGCTCCCAACTCGACACCCTGTCCCTCCGTGGTGTCACCATCGTCGCTGTCGGGAATGAGCATCATCTGTGTGGATATCTGGGGCTGGCCGACACAGTTCGGCCTCGCGCCGCCGAAGCCGTCAAGGAACTGCACCAGTTGGGAATTGCCCCCGTGGTCATGCTGACCGGAGACAGCAGTGCCACCGCCAACGCCATCGCTCATGCGACCGGCGTTGACGAAGTCAAAGCAGAACTGCTGCCCGCCGACAAGGTCGCCCAGATCGAGAGCCTCGTCTCGCAGCACGCCCCCGTGGCGATGGTCGGCGACGGGGTTAATGATGCCCCGGCGATGGCGCGGGCATCTCTGGGGATTGCGATGGGAGCCGCCGGAAGCGACACCGCCCTGGAAACGGCGGATATTGCCTTGATGTCAGACGATTTGTCCCGACTCCCCTGGCTGATCCGTCATTCGCGTCGGACCCTGGCCATCATTCAAGCCAACATTACCTTCGCGCTGGTCGTGAAATTCATCTTCGTCGCACTAACGCTCTTCGGATTCGCCTCAATGTGGGCCGCGATCGCAGCGGACATGGGGGCTTCGCTGCTGGTCATTCTCAACGGCTTGCGACTACTTCGGCCTCGCGACGGACACAGCAGGTCGTCCACTCTAAACTCTCAATCCAGCTGA
- a CDS encoding carbon storage regulator yields MLVISRKVGEKIVIPGLNAEIEIVAIQGSKIRLGISAPSDVNIQRQDLSLALEGSNRIGN; encoded by the coding sequence ATGCTGGTTATCAGTCGTAAGGTGGGAGAAAAGATTGTGATCCCCGGTCTGAACGCCGAGATCGAAATTGTGGCGATTCAGGGCTCCAAGATCCGTCTGGGGATTTCCGCCCCGTCCGACGTGAACATCCAGCGTCAGGATCTCTCGCTGGCACTCGAAGGAAGCAACCGAATCGGCAATTAA
- a CDS encoding FAD-dependent oxidoreductase has translation MRLDALIFGGGAAGLWLLDRLSRDGHHVLLLEAHALGHGQTVASQGIIHGGLKYTLSGLLTQSARNIREMPNVWRDSLLGRSTPHLVNTRVRSDCCYLWQTDSLASRAGMIGARLGLRVKPETIEPDARPEVLDGVYGTVARLPEQVISPQSFIQDLATQYRDRILLIDSESGLDFDLNSPGEVAAVRLTSPTDGARLCLQPRQVIFTAGAGNAHLRKRVGLSSDVMQRRPLHMVMLRGNLPELNGHCLDGAKTRVTITSDVDSQGRMVWQVGGQIAEDGVQLSPLALTEHAIQELHAVLPSIDLTSVEWSTYRVDRAEGAVNGGSRPETIQVLCAGNVTTGWPTKLVLAPVLAHEIASRATSPYLSTSFDTREVAAWPRPPVATVPWESAGLHWWKLEQAPMQSRQRAA, from the coding sequence ATGCGACTGGACGCGTTGATTTTCGGAGGCGGTGCGGCTGGACTCTGGCTGCTGGATCGACTCTCGCGCGATGGACATCATGTTCTTCTGCTGGAAGCGCACGCACTGGGGCACGGCCAGACCGTCGCCTCTCAGGGAATCATTCACGGCGGCCTGAAGTACACGCTCAGCGGCCTGTTAACTCAGTCGGCCCGCAACATTCGCGAGATGCCGAATGTCTGGCGTGATTCCCTGCTGGGTCGATCCACACCCCACCTCGTCAACACACGCGTTCGTTCGGATTGCTGCTATCTGTGGCAGACCGATTCCCTGGCCTCTCGCGCCGGCATGATCGGGGCACGCCTGGGTCTAAGGGTCAAACCCGAAACGATCGAACCTGATGCCCGTCCGGAAGTGCTGGACGGCGTTTATGGCACCGTCGCACGGCTGCCGGAACAGGTCATTTCTCCTCAAAGCTTCATTCAGGACCTGGCCACGCAGTACCGGGACCGGATCCTGCTGATCGACAGTGAATCAGGACTCGATTTCGATCTGAACAGTCCCGGTGAAGTCGCCGCTGTTCGCCTGACCTCGCCGACGGATGGTGCGCGACTTTGTCTGCAGCCGAGACAAGTCATTTTCACAGCGGGAGCTGGAAACGCTCATCTGCGAAAGCGCGTTGGACTAAGCAGCGATGTGATGCAGCGACGCCCGCTGCACATGGTCATGCTGCGAGGCAACCTGCCAGAACTCAACGGCCACTGCCTGGACGGTGCCAAGACGCGTGTCACGATCACGTCCGATGTCGACTCTCAGGGTCGCATGGTCTGGCAAGTGGGTGGCCAGATTGCCGAGGACGGCGTTCAGCTCAGCCCACTCGCCTTGACCGAACACGCGATCCAGGAATTGCACGCGGTGCTCCCGAGTATCGACCTGACCAGCGTCGAATGGTCGACTTACCGCGTTGATCGAGCCGAAGGGGCCGTCAACGGCGGCTCGCGTCCCGAAACCATCCAGGTCCTCTGTGCCGGAAACGTCACCACCGGCTGGCCAACCAAGCTTGTCCTTGCCCCGGTTCTGGCCCACGAAATTGCCAGCCGTGCCACATCCCCCTACTTATCGACCTCGTTCGACACCCGGGAAGTCGCTGCGTGGCCGCGTCCTCCGGTGGCCACCGTCCCCTGGGAATCCGCCGGCCTGCACTGGTGGAAGCTCGAACAAGCGCCAATGCAATCTCGCCAGCGTGCAGCCTGA
- a CDS encoding C-terminal binding protein → MKIVITDYSFPNVDVEEQILRAQGHELVACKEKRPASELASLVADADAVITQFAPVTAEVISNMQRAKAIVRYGIGVDNVDLQAAKAKGIPVCNVPDYCIDEVADHTLSFILASTRQVVINCTRVKEGKWGLATGLEGMKTLRDQTVGVVGFGRIGREVVRRLLAFKCRVLVHDPVVAPSEITAAGCVPASLEELLSTSDVITLHCPSLAQTRGMINRESLAKTKRGVILINLSRGDLVDSDALVAALESGQVGAAALDVFAPEPIPADHPILKMDQVIVASHIASCSVPAVRKLRETAANLAAMAIKGDPLPSVVNGVK, encoded by the coding sequence ATGAAAATCGTTATTACGGACTACTCATTTCCCAATGTGGATGTTGAAGAACAGATTCTCCGGGCACAGGGACATGAACTGGTCGCGTGCAAGGAAAAGAGACCGGCCAGCGAACTCGCATCGCTCGTGGCAGACGCGGATGCAGTGATCACCCAGTTCGCCCCTGTCACGGCCGAAGTGATCTCGAACATGCAGCGCGCCAAGGCGATCGTCCGGTACGGGATCGGTGTCGACAACGTCGACCTCCAGGCCGCCAAAGCCAAGGGGATTCCCGTCTGCAACGTCCCCGACTACTGCATCGACGAAGTCGCCGACCACACACTCTCGTTCATCCTCGCCTCGACACGGCAAGTTGTCATCAATTGCACGCGCGTCAAAGAAGGGAAATGGGGACTGGCAACCGGACTGGAAGGAATGAAGACACTCCGCGATCAGACTGTCGGAGTCGTCGGCTTCGGCCGCATCGGTCGGGAAGTGGTCCGACGGCTGCTGGCCTTCAAATGCCGGGTCCTCGTTCACGATCCCGTTGTCGCACCGTCGGAAATCACGGCGGCAGGCTGCGTTCCCGCGTCACTCGAGGAACTGCTTTCCACGTCCGATGTGATCACGCTGCACTGTCCGTCGCTCGCGCAAACCCGCGGCATGATCAATCGTGAATCGCTCGCGAAAACCAAACGAGGCGTCATCCTGATCAACCTCTCACGAGGGGATCTGGTCGACTCTGACGCACTGGTCGCCGCTCTGGAAAGCGGACAAGTGGGCGCTGCAGCACTCGACGTATTTGCTCCGGAACCCATCCCGGCAGACCATCCGATTCTGAAAATGGATCAGGTCATCGTCGCCTCGCACATCGCCTCGTGCAGCGTTCCCGCTGTCAGAAAGCTTCGCGAAACCGCCGCGAACCTCGCCGCCATGGCCATTAAAGGCGATCCGCTTCCCAGTGTCGTGAACGGAGTCAAATAA
- the recQ gene encoding DNA helicase RecQ, which produces MTNVTDTMSALRDVLQKYWGYDSFRPLQAEAMRTIIERRDSVVVLPTGGGKSICFQAPAVAMPGLAVVVSPLISLMKDQVDALTEYGIPAACVNSSMTNAERFKVADSIRRGELKLLYVAPERLCSDKMLDFLETSQVSFFAIDEAHCISAWGHDFRPEYRMLQQLRTRFPGIGVHAFTATATETVRQDISDQLGLRDPEWLIGSFDRPNLIYRVLKKGDVLKQVRSVIDAHPEESGIVYCISRREVDELAQSLKQAGYKTRPYHAGLSDEDRNRHQDEFLNDKTQIIVATVAFGMGIDKSNIRYVIHTGAPKSLEHYQQETGRAGRDGLEAECWLLWSSANFIIWRKMQEELPPPAKAQALESLKGIERFCTGVSCRHKVLVEHFNQAFESFNCRACDVCLDQLDLVADPLVMGQKILSCVVRVNESYGADYVAQVLVGSRDARILANEHDQLSTYGLLKSERKEAVRDWIEQLASQGFLEREGEYNTLKVTDAGWKLLKGQATLKLLQPAKKKSGSGSGSSSKVEAASWEGVDRELFDELRGLRRRIAEGHGVAPFVIFADTTLRDLARRRPTNLANFRLVHGVGDKKTADFGSLFTDAIREYCDRHQVARDLDTPGSTTLVPRVTQSTEAVTLSPTKQLAFDLFRQGKSVEDVAALTERTSSTVSDYLIEFISTIQQCDPAPWVNESTFEKVRAAVSRVGTDRLRPIFEALDQQVQYEQIKVALACIKNLPPVK; this is translated from the coding sequence ATGACCAATGTTACGGATACGATGTCGGCGCTGAGAGATGTTCTGCAGAAATACTGGGGATACGATTCGTTTCGGCCACTGCAGGCGGAAGCGATGCGGACGATCATCGAGCGGCGAGACTCGGTCGTTGTCCTGCCGACAGGGGGCGGAAAGTCGATCTGTTTTCAGGCTCCGGCGGTGGCGATGCCCGGATTGGCGGTCGTTGTTTCGCCGCTGATCTCGCTGATGAAAGATCAGGTCGATGCACTGACGGAGTATGGTATCCCCGCGGCTTGCGTCAACAGTTCAATGACCAACGCGGAACGGTTCAAGGTGGCTGATTCCATTCGGCGAGGGGAGTTGAAGCTGCTGTATGTCGCCCCCGAGCGGCTGTGCAGCGACAAGATGCTCGACTTCCTTGAGACCAGTCAGGTTTCGTTCTTCGCCATCGATGAAGCACACTGTATCAGCGCCTGGGGGCACGACTTTCGGCCTGAATATCGGATGCTGCAGCAACTTCGCACGCGGTTCCCCGGGATCGGCGTCCATGCCTTCACTGCCACTGCAACAGAAACCGTGCGGCAGGATATTTCAGACCAGTTGGGACTGCGTGATCCGGAATGGCTGATTGGTTCATTTGATCGTCCCAACCTGATCTACCGGGTGCTGAAAAAAGGGGATGTCCTGAAGCAGGTGCGTAGCGTGATTGATGCACATCCTGAAGAATCGGGGATTGTCTACTGTATCTCGCGCCGTGAAGTGGACGAACTGGCACAGTCGTTGAAGCAGGCGGGATACAAGACGCGGCCCTACCATGCGGGGTTGTCGGACGAAGATCGCAATCGGCATCAGGACGAATTTCTCAACGACAAGACCCAAATTATTGTCGCCACGGTTGCCTTCGGGATGGGGATCGACAAGTCCAATATCAGGTACGTGATTCACACAGGGGCGCCGAAGTCGCTCGAACACTATCAGCAGGAGACAGGGCGTGCAGGCCGTGACGGCCTGGAAGCCGAATGCTGGCTCCTCTGGTCGTCCGCGAATTTTATTATCTGGCGAAAGATGCAGGAGGAACTTCCCCCCCCTGCCAAAGCGCAGGCCCTGGAAAGCCTGAAAGGGATCGAACGCTTCTGCACGGGGGTGTCGTGCCGCCACAAGGTGCTGGTGGAGCATTTCAATCAGGCGTTTGAATCGTTCAACTGCCGTGCGTGTGATGTTTGCCTTGATCAGCTTGATCTGGTGGCGGACCCCTTGGTGATGGGGCAGAAGATTCTTTCCTGTGTTGTGCGGGTGAATGAAAGTTACGGGGCGGACTACGTGGCACAGGTCCTGGTCGGATCACGAGATGCCCGCATTCTGGCGAATGAGCACGATCAGCTTTCGACGTACGGATTGCTGAAATCAGAGAGGAAAGAGGCTGTCCGCGACTGGATTGAGCAGTTAGCCTCGCAGGGATTTCTGGAGCGAGAGGGGGAATACAACACGCTGAAGGTGACCGACGCGGGCTGGAAGCTTTTGAAGGGGCAGGCCACGCTCAAGCTGCTGCAGCCAGCGAAGAAAAAATCGGGATCGGGATCGGGAAGTTCGTCCAAAGTCGAAGCGGCATCGTGGGAAGGTGTTGATCGTGAACTGTTCGACGAACTGCGGGGGCTTCGTCGGCGGATTGCAGAAGGTCACGGCGTCGCTCCGTTTGTGATCTTCGCGGATACGACCCTTCGTGACCTGGCCCGGCGGCGACCAACCAACCTGGCAAACTTTCGACTTGTGCACGGGGTCGGGGATAAAAAAACGGCTGACTTTGGGAGTTTGTTCACCGACGCCATTCGTGAATATTGCGATCGGCACCAGGTGGCGCGTGATCTGGACACTCCCGGAAGTACGACTCTGGTTCCACGTGTCACCCAATCCACCGAAGCTGTGACGTTGTCACCGACGAAGCAACTGGCCTTCGACCTCTTCCGCCAAGGCAAGTCGGTGGAAGACGTTGCAGCATTGACCGAGCGCACATCGTCGACGGTCTCGGATTATCTGATCGAATTTATCAGTACGATTCAGCAGTGTGACCCCGCACCCTGGGTGAATGAGTCCACTTTTGAAAAGGTCCGGGCAGCGGTTTCCCGAGTCGGAACGGATCGACTGAGACCGATTTTTGAGGCTTTGGACCAGCAAGTGCAGTACGAGCAGATCAAGGTGGCCCTGGCTTGTATCAAGAACCTCCCTCCGGTCAAATAG
- a CDS encoding BlaI/MecI/CopY family transcriptional regulator encodes MARTPQDITDAELAVINLLWERGRTTVRDLTDTLYPGGTGAHYATVQKLLERLELKKFVKRDRKPWPHMFEPKIDRDELIGRRLQATADKLCEGSLAPLLSHLVKAKLSPDQIGSLRDLLDDLDKEKGR; translated from the coding sequence ATGGCACGAACACCCCAGGACATCACTGACGCTGAATTGGCGGTGATTAATCTCTTATGGGAACGAGGGCGAACAACGGTTCGCGACCTGACGGATACGCTCTATCCCGGTGGCACCGGTGCGCATTACGCCACGGTGCAGAAGCTGCTTGAACGGCTGGAACTGAAGAAATTTGTGAAGCGGGACCGCAAGCCCTGGCCTCACATGTTCGAGCCGAAAATTGATCGTGACGAGCTGATCGGTCGCCGTCTGCAGGCTACTGCGGACAAGTTGTGTGAAGGTTCGCTCGCCCCTCTGCTGTCCCATCTGGTGAAGGCAAAGCTCAGTCCCGATCAGATCGGTTCGCTGCGTGATTTGCTGGACGATCTCGACAAGGAAAAAGGTCGATAG
- a CDS encoding UbiA family prenyltransferase, translating to MLPYLQLLRLPTVFTAMADIILGFVLTQGFLYGPLTAGAVPGPALELSWNHPLEFVGLLVASACLYLSGMVFNDVFDVQQDTAERPGRPIPSGRVTLRSAAMLGCVLMMVGVGAAAAVSLVSMVVAMLLVIAILGYDSYLKRTPLGPLAMGTCRFLNVLLGGSLQTQLADLLNSPLLPAAIGLGTYIVGVTVFARTEARTSSRWQLALAQLIMNVGFGVLIWLMVSSPGRSAVGVSLAMLLVVAFTINRRGLEALRSPSPATVQGSIKVMLLSLVILDATLIHWHLNQADGLGIGVMHAIATSLLVVPAMLLSRFIPMT from the coding sequence ATGCTGCCTTATCTGCAACTGCTCCGGCTTCCCACCGTCTTTACCGCAATGGCGGACATCATCCTGGGATTCGTACTGACTCAGGGTTTTCTCTACGGCCCCTTGACTGCGGGCGCGGTTCCAGGGCCCGCTCTGGAGCTGAGCTGGAATCATCCGCTGGAGTTCGTGGGGCTGCTCGTCGCGTCGGCGTGCCTGTATCTGTCGGGGATGGTGTTCAACGATGTCTTTGACGTGCAGCAAGATACGGCCGAGCGTCCGGGGCGTCCGATTCCTTCAGGCCGCGTGACCCTGAGATCGGCCGCAATGCTGGGATGCGTGCTGATGATGGTCGGGGTCGGTGCTGCAGCGGCGGTCAGTCTCGTCAGCATGGTGGTAGCCATGCTGCTGGTCATTGCCATTCTTGGCTACGACAGCTATCTGAAGCGGACTCCCCTGGGGCCGCTGGCGATGGGGACTTGCCGGTTTCTGAATGTTCTGCTGGGGGGGAGCCTGCAGACCCAGTTGGCGGATCTGCTGAACTCTCCGCTGCTTCCCGCAGCGATCGGGTTAGGGACTTACATCGTGGGAGTGACGGTTTTCGCGAGGACGGAAGCCCGAACCAGCAGCCGCTGGCAATTGGCCCTGGCGCAACTGATCATGAATGTCGGGTTTGGTGTTCTGATCTGGTTAATGGTGAGTTCACCGGGCCGATCGGCCGTCGGTGTATCGCTGGCCATGCTGCTCGTCGTCGCGTTCACGATTAACCGACGCGGGCTGGAGGCACTCCGGTCCCCTTCTCCGGCAACCGTTCAGGGAAGCATCAAAGTGATGCTGTTGTCGCTGGTCATCCTGGATGCCACGCTGATCCACTGGCATCTGAATCAGGCGGACGGGTTGGGGATCGGCGTCATGCATGCCATTGCAACATCGCTGCTGGTGGTTCCGGCAATGTTGTTGAGTCGCTTTATCCCGATGACATAG